The Paenibacillus amylolyticus genome contains the following window.
GAAATCTTGGAGGTTCGTTACCATCAAGGGAATGAAGATCAAGCCATGTCCGATATGGAAAACATGATTCAAGCTCACCCTCACTTCAATGCCATTATCGGGCTCGATTTTGTTTCGGTCTCTGCCTCTACCCTGATCTGGAAAGCAAAAGGGCTTAACCGGCATTTAATCGCGTTCGGTGATAGCCCGACCAGTGAGAACGGGTTGCTGAACGGTCAATTATCTGCCGTTATTTCACAGAATGAAGGAGTCTGGGGCGCCAAAATGATGGAAACCTTGTTACTCGCAAGCGACGGTGAGCCTGTGAAGGAATTTATTGATACGGGGATCATTGAAATAAATCAGGAAGGAAGTCATTAAGGGGATGTCCGCCTGTCATTCAGATGACAAGCGACAATCCCCATTTTAATTTTCGTACACGTCGTTATTACATCCGTTCATCAAGTGTTTCTCAAGAAAGATGACCTTTTTCTGAGAATTGCTCATATCTACTATTTACATTTAAGCTTGATAATGAGCCGATCCAGAATGAACCCCACTCCGCCTGACAAACCAAAAAGTCAGCTTTTTCACTATGTTCAGCATGACGAGTGGGTTAACCTCCCTCTCAAGTGTATGATCCCTTTTGAGAAGCTATTTTTTCCATTCATCCTCCAGAATGCTCATCTCGATCAGATTCCAGAAGGTATCTTCATATCTTCTCGCATCACGAATAAGTCCTTCATATACAAAGCCCGCTTTTTCATAACATCGGATGGCCGAGGTATTAAAATCAAATACGCCCAGACTGATCCGGTGTAACTTCTCCTCTTCAAATCCAATTCGAAGTGCCTCATCGATCATTTGCTTCCCATAACCTTTACCCTGATAGGGCTTACCGAGAAGCACCTTACTGATACGCCCTGAACGATTATATCGATCGATACCGCCAAGAGCAATATGGCCCACAATCTCCTGAGTCTCTTCATCCATCACTTTATAAATGAACTTATTCGAAGTGTTCTTATCATTTGCATCTTGCAAATAATCTGATAGCTGTTCCTTGGAAAGTGGATATTGAAATCCCGGTCCGGCCCACTGGAGCAGAAACGCTTCATCTCCACTCCATTCGATTAGTTGATCAAAATCTTCCGGTTCAAAGTATTGGAATGTAATCAAGTTGATCTGCCCTTTCTTTTTTTATGTCATATCATAACTTATTTCAGTTCTCTTGTGTCATCATAATGATGAGTTTCATCAAACTCTTTATTTCTTGTATTTATTTCACGAATGGAGTTCTGAATCCAATTCATTCTAGCTAATATAGAGATAATTCCACCCAAAATGCATATTGCACCTATCCAATAATTTAGTTCAAAATTCACTTGATAATCACTCGGAGTATAACTGCCAGCTGCTGCTGACTGGAATGCTGCATACCCTAACTTCGGAATCACCTCTTCAATCATCTTTGAGATTGTAATAATCACAATACCTAACATGATAAAGAGCCATGAGAAAATAATGTGTACATGTTTCAAAGCAAGCACCTCCTCTACAATCCAAATCGCGTGAGATTTAGCCTCTTCAATCCCTCATGCTAAACCTTTGATATCTGAGAGTTCAGGAGTATGTTTGACAAGATCAGCTATTCCATAAGCTGCTTCTGCTGCTAAAGCCGCTTTAACTGCCTCAGCTCCTCTTGTCTTCCAGATCGAATATATCATTTTGGAAAAACCATATGCATTCATGCGGTGACCACGTTCCTGTATCTGCATGAACAATTTCACACTTTCCTCATACCTTTCGATATCCGATAAAATACAGGCCAAATTGTTCAACGCAATGTCGATATCTCTCTGCGAATTTCTTGAGACATTGATATCCTTCCAGCTACCGACCACTTCGTCTTTTCTTGAAATAGGGGGCGCTCCAATATTGAGGTCCTCAATCCAGTCCATCGTTTCGTTCACAAGAGTTTCGACTCCGACGACGTCCCCGGCATGATAAAGCCTGGTCATACGCTGTTTGTTGTATGTAATTCGGGCAAAAAGAATGTTGGACCATGTCTCATCTTCTTGTATGAGCTGGTTCATATTTTCAAGCACACTGTCCATCTCACTGTATCTCCCCAAAACCCAAAGCGAACCACCCAAAGCCCGATGGCTCTCGAATCGAACACCTCGGTTGGTATCCAACTTTGGGGCATGATCACAAGCATATTGGTACCAATCCATCCAATGATCAAAATAGTTCCCCAGAGATAATGATAACGCTTGAGTCGAATCCGAAACGATCCAGTGTAACTGCTCGGGAGCGAGGTTTTCTTTCCCCATTCGAAGAATGCCCGATGATTGGCATATAGAGGTTCAGGCTCTCTTAACAAGGCGTAACCATCGGAAACATTCCAGAAGACCCAACCTCGTTCATTGACAGATAGCTTGCTGGATTGTTCATATTTTTCAGCAAATCAATCATACCTTGATGATTTCCTTGCACTACAGTTTCCTGGAAAGCTTGAGCGATATTCATTCCCATCCTCCGTCTCTTAGGAAGCTTAGTCTGTCATAGACAGTGCCCGAGCACTGAGCAAGTAGTGCTTATTTCAAACGTACACTGCTCTTACAAGGGTTTCGTACCGCAAGCTGTAATGAAATTCATCATGGCATAGGCTTCTGGTGAATGATTTATCGCATCAGAGGCTTGTTGCAGCTGAGCAAACTCCTCTGAACTGATCACAACTTTTTCAGCAAAATGTACAAAGCGATTAAGATTAAACTGCTGCTTAAACCCTTCTATGCCTAACAGA
Protein-coding sequences here:
- a CDS encoding GNAT family protein, encoding MITFQYFEPEDFDQLIEWSGDEAFLLQWAGPGFQYPLSKEQLSDYLQDANDKNTSNKFIYKVMDEETQEIVGHIALGGIDRYNRSGRISKVLLGKPYQGKGYGKQMIDEALRIGFEEEKLHRISLGVFDFNTSAIRCYEKAGFVYEGLIRDARRYEDTFWNLIEMSILEDEWKK